From Serratia fonticola:
GCCAGGGCTGACCGCCATGATCGGTGATTTCCCCTGGGTGCAATGCGGCGAAGGGGATACCCAATTCCGCGCCTCCTCCGTCACCATCGATAACCACCAGGCCGCCATGGCCGGTGTACAGCACCTGGCAGCCAAAGGGCGCCAACGGATCGCGTTGCTCAATGGTGATATGCGTTACCTGTATTCACAACAGCGGGAACAGGGCTACCGGCAGGCGTTGGCAGAGTTGGGGCTGGACTATTGCCGGGTTGAATATGTCGAAGGGCTGGATTACTCCGCTGGAGCCAAGGCGATGAGTGATTTGCTGACCGACGGACCACGGCCAGATGCGGTATTTGCCATTTCAGATGTGATTGCCGGGGGCGCGATGAGTACCTTGCACCAGCAGGGCTTGCGTATTCCAGAAGATATCGCAGTGATGGGATTTGACGGTGTGCCGTTTGGCAGCATCACCACTCCGCCGCTGACCACCATCGTACAGCCCATGCATCAGTTCGGCGTGCGTAGCGTGCAGTTGCTGCTGGAGAAAATTCAGGGCCAGCAGTTGCCCCCTTGCCACGACGTGCTGAATTGGCAACTGCTGGAACGGAGTTCAACCTAAAAGAGAGCCACGCAAGAAGATGCGCGCATAACCACCCAGCAACGTACGTTCTCCTTGCTGCTCGCAGAACAACTCGCCGCCGCGTGATGACAGCTGTTTTGCATGTAACTCCTGGCGGCCAAGACGCGCCGTCCAATAAGGCATCAGTATGCAATGGGCAGAGCCGGTGACCGGATCTTCGCTGCGATCCATTGAGAAATAACGCGAGACAAAATCCACCTCATCACCCGGAGCCGTGACGATCACGCCGCAACCCACGTGGTCGATCAGCTCGGCGATCGCAGGCTGCACCGCCCTGACCTGCGCCTCATCGGCCAATACCGCCATCAGCGACTGGGCTCGCCACACTTCCTGCGGTTGCACACCGAGCAAAGCGGCCAACTGTGGCGGTTCAGCAATTTTCTGTGGTGGGCGAGAAGGGAAATCCAGGATCAGCCGTTCACCGTCGGCCGCATCGCGTTTGACATACAGCTCACCGCTGGCGGAACGGAAACGGATATCGCTCAACCCCGGGTTGACCACGTTTAACAGCACGTGCGCCGAGGCCAAAGTAGCATGCCCGCACAGATCCACTTCCCGCGTTGGCGTGAACCAGCGGATCGCGTACATATCACCATCCTGCCAGACAAAACTGGTTTCCGGCAGGTTCAGCTCGTTGGCGATGGCCTGCATCTGCGCCGCCTCCAGCGGT
This genomic window contains:
- a CDS encoding LacI family DNA-binding transcriptional regulator, with product MSIAKVAKIAGVSAATVSRVLNGQQIVKPATRDKVLAAIRACDYQPNLLARQLRTARSGMLLVLVSNITNPFCSLVVRGIEEEAERHGYHILLCNSESNPTRESAYLSLLSGKVVDGVITMDAISCLPGLTAMIGDFPWVQCGEGDTQFRASSVTIDNHQAAMAGVQHLAAKGRQRIALLNGDMRYLYSQQREQGYRQALAELGLDYCRVEYVEGLDYSAGAKAMSDLLTDGPRPDAVFAISDVIAGGAMSTLHQQGLRIPEDIAVMGFDGVPFGSITTPPLTTIVQPMHQFGVRSVQLLLEKIQGQQLPPCHDVLNWQLLERSST
- a CDS encoding PhzF family phenazine biosynthesis protein, with amino-acid sequence MNENYFHVDAFIGEGLRGNPAGVCLLQQPLEAAQMQAIANELNLPETSFVWQDGDMYAIRWFTPTREVDLCGHATLASAHVLLNVVNPGLSDIRFRSASGELYVKRDAADGERLILDFPSRPPQKIAEPPQLAALLGVQPQEVWRAQSLMAVLADEAQVRAVQPAIAELIDHVGCGVIVTAPGDEVDFVSRYFSMDRSEDPVTGSAHCILMPYWTARLGRQELHAKQLSSRGGELFCEQQGERTLLGGYARIFLRGSLLG